A genomic region of Leptotrichia hofstadii contains the following coding sequences:
- a CDS encoding DUF1385 domain-containing protein has protein sequence MKDKRVTVGGQAVVEGVMMRGPKAIATAVRKQDGSIVYKKITLTEKNNKWLKVPFVRGVIALYDAMVVGTKELIFASNQAGLEEEKLTDKQVGFTVMTSVLLGIAVFMWLPSAVGGFFFKDNVLKANIVEAVIKLILFLGYIYGISFLKDIQRVFEYHGAEHKSIMNYEMEKELTPKNAKECTRFHPRCGTSFLLLVMFISILVFSTVDLFFKVPTGHFTMLLYKLVTRILFVPFVAGLSYEIQRWTSYHLDNVFAKIIAVPGMWLQKITTSEPDESQLEVAIVALNVALGNEVTNATEVFE, from the coding sequence ATGAAAGATAAAAGAGTGACTGTTGGAGGACAGGCTGTTGTGGAAGGGGTTATGATGAGAGGGCCTAAAGCGATTGCAACAGCTGTTCGTAAGCAGGATGGAAGTATTGTTTATAAAAAAATAACACTTACTGAGAAAAATAATAAATGGTTAAAAGTACCTTTTGTTAGGGGAGTTATAGCACTTTATGATGCAATGGTAGTTGGGACGAAAGAACTTATTTTTGCATCAAATCAGGCTGGACTGGAAGAGGAGAAATTGACAGATAAACAGGTTGGGTTTACTGTTATGACATCGGTTTTATTAGGAATTGCCGTATTTATGTGGCTGCCATCTGCTGTTGGAGGTTTTTTCTTTAAAGATAATGTTTTAAAAGCCAATATTGTTGAGGCTGTGATAAAATTAATTCTTTTCTTGGGGTATATTTATGGAATTTCGTTTTTGAAGGATATACAACGAGTTTTTGAATATCATGGGGCAGAACATAAAAGTATTATGAATTACGAAATGGAAAAGGAATTAACACCAAAAAATGCAAAAGAATGTACAAGATTTCATCCAAGATGTGGTACAAGCTTTCTTTTACTTGTAATGTTTATAAGTATTTTAGTATTTTCAACAGTTGATTTATTTTTTAAAGTTCCAACTGGACATTTTACAATGCTTCTTTATAAATTAGTAACAAGAATACTGTTTGTACCATTTGTTGCTGGACTTTCTTATGAAATACAGCGTTGGACAAGTTATCATTTGGATAATGTTTTTGCAAAAATAATAGCTGTTCCAGGAATGTGGCTACAAAAAATTACTACAAGTGAACCTGATGAAAGCCAGCTGGAAGTGGCGATTGTGGCTTTGAATGTGGCGTTGGGGAATGAAGTAACGAATGCGACGGAAGTTTTTGAATAG
- the disA gene encoding DNA integrity scanning diadenylate cyclase DisA has translation MLKKVVNKKKILEHIFERIAPGTALREAVDKIQEAKLGALIVLGNPNNLKDVMGGGFELNTVYSPQKVYELSKMDGGIILSEDIKTIYGANIQLQPNYSIETDESGTRHQAAHRIAQQKGNLVVAVSERRNKITVYYGKFRYLLNEIGDLLTKSSQAITALEKYSLAIEKNHVNLSILEFDNMVTLYDIVECVRMYGLLFRMSEELIEYMAELGSEGRLIKIQYEEIMLNKNESFDALIKDYKISEETAEKIGLRVKSLTKEELLDDEKIVCLLGFDTNIINFDEKIEPRGYGLLSNITKISKKDREILVKEFSNVHSILMSTASDIAKIKGVSKYKAEHINKSLKRIKNRTVIDRE, from the coding sequence ATGTTAAAAAAGGTAGTGAATAAGAAGAAAATATTGGAACACATATTTGAGAGAATAGCACCAGGAACAGCTTTGAGAGAAGCGGTAGACAAAATTCAGGAAGCAAAGCTTGGGGCATTAATTGTATTGGGAAATCCAAATAATTTGAAAGATGTGATGGGTGGTGGATTTGAGCTAAATACAGTATACTCACCACAAAAAGTTTATGAACTGTCCAAAATGGATGGTGGGATTATTTTGTCAGAGGATATAAAAACAATTTATGGAGCAAATATCCAATTACAGCCGAATTATTCCATAGAAACAGATGAAAGTGGAACAAGACATCAGGCAGCACACAGAATCGCTCAGCAAAAAGGAAATTTAGTTGTAGCAGTTTCTGAGAGAAGAAATAAAATAACGGTATATTATGGTAAATTCAGATATTTACTAAATGAAATTGGAGATTTACTGACAAAATCTTCACAAGCAATAACAGCCCTTGAAAAATATTCTCTTGCGATTGAAAAAAATCATGTGAATTTGTCAATTCTTGAGTTTGACAACATGGTAACACTTTATGATATTGTAGAATGTGTGAGAATGTATGGGCTGCTTTTCAGAATGTCGGAAGAATTGATTGAATATATGGCAGAGCTTGGAAGCGAAGGACGGCTTATAAAAATTCAGTATGAAGAAATAATGTTAAATAAAAACGAAAGTTTTGATGCTCTTATAAAAGACTATAAAATAAGCGAGGAAACAGCGGAAAAAATTGGTTTAAGAGTGAAATCCTTAACGAAAGAGGAATTGCTGGATGATGAAAAAATCGTGTGTTTACTTGGATTTGATACAAATATTATAAATTTTGATGAAAAGATAGAGCCACGTGGTTATGGACTTTTGAGCAATATAACAAAAATAAGCAAAAAGGATAGAGAAATTCTTGTAAAGGAATTTTCAAACGTTCATTCAATCTTGATGTCAACAGCTTCAGATATTGCTAAAATAAAAGGAGTTAGTAAATATAAGGCTGAACACATTAATAAATCACTAAAACGTATAAAAAATAGAACTGTAATTGACAGGGAATAA